One part of the Thermocladium sp. ECH_B genome encodes these proteins:
- a CDS encoding aminopeptidase, with protein sequence MSFIDSYKYRTGRNFAFPEYTPQYPVSYPFSIKSMKAWIDLDPVNKSLRGIVEYSIIAMRSIKRVVLNAKEMEILSVNHPFDYDGSTLFVELGQLSINDSATIRIEYSTKPRRGLYFVDPDPKRGNPVLTIWTQGESEDNRYWLPLPDNPNIKFPTQITIRVPPNLIAVSNGVLVDRKSVDNKIEWVWAFDKPHSPYLIALAAGEFESISDECDGVKLEYYVPKGRANDSRLSFAHTCDMIRFFNEFTGVKYPYAIYKQVVVEEFIYGGMENTTVTILTDQTLHDEHAHCPYSKYPCKYEDFSSDSLVAHELAHQWFGDLVTTKDWANIWLNEAFATYMDALYTLHSKGRDDFLYVLLNNFKTYLGEYEKRYARPIVTRLYGIPEEMFDRHTYEKGSTVLHALHELVGDDAFRRGIKRYLESHKFGNADTEDLRKAIETETGEDLSWFFDQFVYSGGHPVIKAKWEWDPDNKLVKISIQQAQDVDSYPVYRLPLDVKLVNRNGKQVMQVLMTAKEQSIAVPLDAKPLYICIDPGFKLPRIVQSDKSIEEAKAELGDEDIICRIEAVEALSKNPSPQSVAALKSTLMEDAFWGVRAEAARALGRIGTNEAKNALLEALKREESPRAKRVIVESLGEFKRDGEVLSALQNLLNDEKESYYVRYMSAISMGKLGIDDSRKSLLDALSYGGHNYVITQGALLGLGELGSTDFLDVIIRHSLGDKPTPVRVAAIQAMAKFPGNKKVINELTILSRDDNFRIRSAVVAAAGELRDDRLLPILDKLSSQDPDGRVRRLARETAYRIRQFLEKGEEYKKLRDEIDEVKRREIELEERMERIERKA encoded by the coding sequence ATGTCGTTTATAGATAGCTACAAGTATAGAACTGGAAGGAATTTTGCTTTTCCTGAATATACGCCGCAATATCCTGTTAGTTATCCATTTTCTATTAAATCGATGAAGGCATGGATAGATCTAGATCCGGTAAATAAGTCGCTTAGAGGAATAGTAGAGTATTCGATAATCGCAATGCGAAGCATTAAGCGAGTTGTGTTGAATGCAAAAGAAATGGAAATACTTAGCGTTAATCATCCATTTGATTATGATGGCTCCACGCTCTTTGTGGAACTAGGCCAATTATCGATTAACGATTCAGCCACGATAAGGATAGAATATTCAACGAAACCAAGGCGAGGACTTTACTTCGTTGATCCTGATCCGAAGAGGGGGAATCCCGTATTAACCATTTGGACACAGGGGGAAAGCGAGGATAATAGATATTGGCTGCCATTACCTGATAATCCCAATATAAAATTCCCCACGCAAATAACAATAAGGGTTCCTCCTAACTTGATTGCCGTAAGTAATGGTGTACTAGTTGATAGAAAGAGTGTTGACAACAAAATTGAGTGGGTATGGGCATTCGATAAACCTCACTCGCCATATCTTATAGCGTTGGCTGCCGGCGAATTTGAGTCTATCAGTGATGAATGCGATGGGGTCAAGCTGGAGTATTACGTTCCCAAGGGACGAGCCAACGATTCAAGGCTCAGCTTCGCACATACGTGCGATATGATAAGGTTCTTCAACGAATTCACTGGAGTGAAGTATCCATACGCAATATATAAGCAAGTAGTCGTCGAGGAATTCATATATGGAGGCATGGAGAATACCACAGTGACTATATTAACTGATCAAACACTCCATGATGAACACGCGCATTGTCCCTACTCTAAGTATCCCTGTAAGTATGAGGACTTCAGCTCCGATTCACTGGTTGCACATGAGTTAGCGCATCAATGGTTCGGGGACCTAGTCACTACAAAGGATTGGGCCAATATTTGGCTTAATGAGGCCTTTGCGACGTACATGGATGCATTATATACCCTTCACAGCAAGGGACGGGATGATTTTCTATATGTATTATTAAATAATTTCAAGACTTATTTAGGAGAATATGAGAAGCGATATGCAAGGCCTATAGTTACTCGCCTCTATGGAATACCGGAGGAAATGTTTGATAGGCACACTTATGAGAAAGGATCCACAGTTCTTCATGCATTGCATGAATTGGTCGGTGATGATGCATTTAGAAGAGGCATAAAAAGGTACTTGGAGTCACATAAATTCGGCAATGCCGATACGGAGGACTTGAGAAAAGCTATTGAGACTGAGACAGGGGAGGACCTGTCCTGGTTCTTTGATCAATTCGTTTACTCGGGAGGCCATCCTGTGATAAAGGCTAAATGGGAGTGGGATCCCGATAATAAACTAGTCAAGATAAGCATTCAGCAGGCTCAGGATGTCGATTCATACCCAGTTTATAGGTTACCGCTTGATGTGAAGTTGGTTAATAGAAATGGAAAGCAAGTTATGCAAGTATTGATGACGGCTAAGGAACAATCAATAGCCGTGCCCCTAGATGCTAAGCCGCTCTATATCTGCATAGATCCTGGATTCAAATTACCCCGCATCGTTCAATCCGATAAATCCATCGAGGAAGCCAAGGCGGAGTTGGGAGATGAAGATATAATATGCAGGATAGAGGCAGTCGAGGCTCTCAGTAAGAATCCATCTCCCCAATCAGTTGCCGCACTTAAGAGTACATTAATGGAGGATGCATTCTGGGGCGTGAGAGCCGAGGCAGCGAGGGCATTAGGCCGCATAGGAACAAACGAAGCTAAGAATGCATTATTAGAGGCGCTTAAGAGGGAGGAGTCGCCTCGTGCCAAGAGAGTTATAGTGGAGTCCCTCGGCGAATTCAAGAGGGATGGGGAGGTACTTAGTGCATTGCAGAATTTGCTCAACGATGAAAAGGAGAGCTATTATGTTAGATATATGTCGGCGATCAGTATGGGGAAGCTGGGCATCGATGACTCGCGGAAATCACTGCTCGATGCATTGAGTTATGGTGGTCATAATTATGTGATAACGCAGGGAGCATTACTGGGCTTAGGGGAGCTTGGTTCCACGGATTTCCTTGACGTTATAATTAGGCACTCACTAGGTGATAAACCAACGCCGGTCAGAGTCGCCGCTATTCAAGCCATGGCTAAATTCCCTGGAAACAAGAAAGTGATTAATGAGTTAACAATATTGAGCAGAGATGATAATTTCAGGATTAGAAGCGC